From Camelina sativa cultivar DH55 chromosome 7, Cs, whole genome shotgun sequence, one genomic window encodes:
- the LOC104700041 gene encoding protein IQ-DOMAIN 1-like: protein MASGNLIKAIIRLKRGKQRSIKNEKGFVKPKASKKKGTLSSSLVTRTEDWAATRIQTAFKAYKARKSLRRLKGIARAKLSTEKHSVKNQAVVTLRYLHSWSKIQSEIKARRVCMVTEWRLKNKRLEHQQKLEAKLHDVEVEWNGGSETKDEILERILQREEATIKRERALAYAFSHQWKADGKTQWLGSYELGNTNWGWSWKERWISARPWEVRYTATPKKPKSSKTFCKSETNSNSPAKRVMSLSSVPAKASSLGTRNTVKPRRLSFPGA, encoded by the exons ATGGCTTCTGGGAATTTGATTAAGGCTATAATTAGATTGAAGAGGGGTAAACAAAGGAGCATCAAGAACGAAAAG GGATTTGTTAAACCTAAAGCTTCCAAGAAGAAGGGTACTCTTTCTTCATCACTAGTTACTCGTACTGAGGATTGGGCTGCAACTCGGATTCAGACTGCTTTTAAAGCCTATAAG GCTAGAAAAAGCTTACGGCGTCTAAAGGGAATTGCAAGAGCAAAGTTATCTACTGAGAAGCACTCTGTGAAGAACCAAGCGGTGGTCACATTGAGGTATCTTCACTCATGGAGTAAAATACAGTCAGAGATAAAGGCTCGCCGAGTTTGCATGGTTACCGAATGGCGACTCAAGAATAAGAGATTAGAGCATCAGCAAAAGCTTGAGGCAAAGCTTCATGATGTTGAA GTTGAGTGGAATGGTGGGTCAGAGACAAAAGATGAAATCTTGGAGAGGATACTTCAAAGGGAAGAAGCAACGATCAAGCGGGAAAGGGCTTTAGCATATGCCTTCTCTCATCag TGGAAAGCCGATGGTAAGACTCAGTGGCTGGGGAGTTATGAACTGGGCAACACTAATTGGGGTTGGAGCTGGAAAGAGCGTTGGATTTCAGCTCGGCCTTGGGAAGTAAGATATACAGCGACTCCTAAGAAACCGAAGAGCTCAAAGACATTTTGCAAAAGTGAGACTAACTCAAATTCACCAGCAAAGAGAGTAATGTCATTATCATCAGTTCCAGCCAAAGCTTCATCCTTGGGAACTAGAAACACAGTGAAACCACGGAGATTGTCATTTCCCGGTGCGTGA